The Streptococcus oralis DNA window GACTGGAATAAAGTTGCTAAGGAGCACCCTGAAATCTGGGCTGGAACCGACCAAGTCCACTTTGGGAATGATAGCAACATGATTGAAGAAGGTGCTAAACTTTACGCAGAAACGATTGCTGCTGCTGTTAAGGCTGCTCAAGAACTGCCTGTAAAATCAAAATAAGATTAAAGAGTTGGAGAAATCCAGCTCTTTTAAAATATCCACGAAAAATAGGTCTATACCATTTACAAATGAAAAAGAAAGGTTTATAATGTAATTGACATAATAAATTCTAGAATCAATCTATCAAGGAGGTTATCATTATGCCTAATTATATTAAAGCGGATCAGTTTTTCTACCCACACGGAGTTCGTCGTGGCGGTTACTTGGAACTTGTGGATGGCAAGTTTGGTAAACATGTAGAACAGATTCCTGAAGGAGCTGAGGTGATTGACTATACCGGTTATAGCATTGCCCCAGGACTTGTGGATACCCATATTCATGGATTTGGCGGTGTCGATGTCATGGATAATAATATCGAAGGAACCCTTCATACCATGAGTGAAGGATTGCTTAGCACAGGTGTTACCAGCTTCTTGCCAACGACCTTGACTTCCTCTTACGAGCAGTTGCTTGCAGTAACAGAAAATATCGGTGCTCGTTACCAGGAAGCAAGTGGAGCCAAGATTCGTGGGATTTATTTTGAAGGGCCATATTTCACAGAGAAATACAAGGGAGCTCAAAACCCTGCTTACATGAAAGATCCTCGTATGGATGAGTTTCGTGCTTGGCAAAAAGCAGCCAATGGCTTGCTCAATAAAATCGCCCTTGCACCAGAACGTGAAGGTGTAGAAGACTTTGTTCGTACGATTACGGGCGAAGGTGTGACTGTTGCTCTTGGACACTCCAATGCGACTTTTGATGAAGCTAAAAAAGCAGTCGATGCTGGAGCGAGTGTTTGGGTACATGCCTACAATGGAATGCGTGGGTTGACTCACCGTGAACTCGGTATGGTGGGAGCCATGTATGAATTGCCACATACTTACGCAGAATTGATTTGTGATGGTCACCATGTAGATCCAAAGGCCTGTGACATTTTGCTCAAGCAAAAAGGAACTGAAAATATCGCCCTTATCACAGACTGTATGACAGCTGGTGGCTTGGAAGACGGCGACTACATGTTGGGAGAATTCCCGGTAGTAGTTGCTAATGGAACTGCTCGCCTCAAATCTACAGGCAATTTGGCAGGTTCTATCCTCAAACTCAAAGATGGTTTGAAAAATGTGGTCGAATGGGGCATTGCGAATCCGCATGAAGCAGTCATGATGGCTAGCCTCAACCCAGCAAAATCTGTTCACATCGATGATGTCTGTGGCCAAATCCGTGAAGGTTACGATGCCGACTTTATCGTACTAGATAAAGATTTGGAATTGGTAGCAACTTATCTAGATGGTGTGAAACGTTATCAAGCCTAAGAAGATAAAAATAGGGGTCAATAAAGGACTCCTATTTTTATGATAGGCTGAAAAGGTATTTAAAGAAGTCTTCCTAAAGGGAAAGGCAAGCAAAATCCTTTTCTTGTAATAAAAAATTAGATATAATATACGATACAAAGGAAGTAGTAAGAATGTATCGTGTTATAGAAATGTATGGGGATTTTGAACCGTGGTGGTTCATAGAAGGTTGGGAAGAAGATGTCATCATGAGTCAATCTTTTGACAAGTATTATGATGCTCTAAAATATTATAAATCATGCTGGTTTGAGCTGGAAAAGAAGAATCC harbors:
- the nagA gene encoding N-acetylglucosamine-6-phosphate deacetylase, whose product is MPNYIKADQFFYPHGVRRGGYLELVDGKFGKHVEQIPEGAEVIDYTGYSIAPGLVDTHIHGFGGVDVMDNNIEGTLHTMSEGLLSTGVTSFLPTTLTSSYEQLLAVTENIGARYQEASGAKIRGIYFEGPYFTEKYKGAQNPAYMKDPRMDEFRAWQKAANGLLNKIALAPEREGVEDFVRTITGEGVTVALGHSNATFDEAKKAVDAGASVWVHAYNGMRGLTHRELGMVGAMYELPHTYAELICDGHHVDPKACDILLKQKGTENIALITDCMTAGGLEDGDYMLGEFPVVVANGTARLKSTGNLAGSILKLKDGLKNVVEWGIANPHEAVMMASLNPAKSVHIDDVCGQIREGYDADFIVLDKDLELVATYLDGVKRYQA